One window from the genome of Gemmatimonadota bacterium encodes:
- a CDS encoding error-prone DNA polymerase, whose protein sequence is MSYAELHCHSTFSMLDGAAHPEQLVARAVALGLGALALTDHDDVGGVVRFATAARQAEFAGLIGVELSVEVMDRLGTAEPKPLLTHLVLLAEDRVGYGNLCTLITRARLDHPRGRPRVNLDTLARHAGGLFALTGCPRGWVPRLVARGAHDDACAAAATLVDMFEGRVAIECWDHALPEERAVTRDLIALARALDVPWVVTNDVHYAEPTGRLAHDVLVALRHGATLDDMGARLRPNGEWYLKGAAQMARRWQGYETGLAATLTIAERCAFRLADLKPTLPSFPLPPGVSEDAYLAQLVQQGAVERWEWRRTARHDRQIEHELTLISKLGLAGYFLIVWDIVRFARREGILCQGRGSAANSAVCYALGITAVDPIKLELLFERFLSEERKEAPDIDIDFAHRDRERVLQYVYDRYGREHAAMVCEHITWRGRSAVRDAARVLGFSVQQAEALATCSDRHSAQSTAAALRVGSTTDTSGEARALLHRAGLDPHDLRVRTLADIVAGLHQAPRHRGIHVGGFVLTHEPLHTVVPIEPASMDERTVIQWEKDDLDPVGLIKIDLLGLGILTVLQDCLKYIRATRGVTLDLGQLDHRDQAVYDDLCRADTVGVFQVESRAQMNTLPRLKPRCFYDLVVEVALIRPGPIQGDMVHPYLRRRAGEEEVTYPHPSLEPILKRTMGVPLFQEQGMQVAIAAAGFTPGEADLLRKAMGHKRSRERMADICQKMIVGMRANGIAEDVALRIYHQINAFADYGFPESHAASFALIVYGSAYLRHYYAAEYLCAMLNAQPMGFYSAGTLVEDAKRHGVRVLGVDATRSAWDHTLECADGTVVVPHDGVIAVHGAEHGAEREPSPRTDRIGAPPKSPNKRKAPAVRLGFRSIRGLGSQARGKLERALAGGAFTGVHDFVERTQLDQRALRFIAESGALDAFVQNEPYERRRRIALWRVLEAVRGTGGPLALFPEAPVPAGLPPLSPPELTEGDYRLTGLSLNGHPMRHLRPLLVPNGVLTVRDATRQRDGAKAGVAGLVICRQRPGTAKGFMFLTLEDETGMLNVVVTPQRFERQALLITRSPLLLVRGTLQIEQNVVNLRGEEFIALGAGAGAAHARSHDFH, encoded by the coding sequence ATGTCGTACGCCGAACTGCACTGTCATTCCACGTTTTCGATGCTCGACGGGGCCGCGCACCCGGAGCAGCTCGTGGCGCGCGCGGTGGCGCTTGGGCTTGGCGCGCTCGCGCTCACCGATCACGACGACGTCGGCGGCGTGGTGCGGTTCGCCACGGCGGCGCGGCAAGCGGAGTTTGCGGGGCTGATCGGCGTGGAGCTGAGTGTAGAGGTGATGGACCGCCTCGGCACCGCCGAGCCTAAGCCGCTGCTAACGCATCTCGTGCTGCTCGCCGAGGACCGCGTGGGGTACGGCAACTTGTGCACGCTCATCACGCGGGCGCGGCTCGATCATCCGCGCGGCCGGCCGCGCGTGAATCTCGACACGCTCGCGCGCCACGCCGGCGGATTGTTTGCGCTCACCGGCTGCCCGCGTGGCTGGGTGCCGCGACTCGTGGCCCGCGGTGCGCACGACGACGCCTGCGCCGCGGCGGCCACACTCGTCGACATGTTCGAAGGCCGCGTGGCCATTGAGTGCTGGGACCACGCGTTGCCCGAGGAGCGCGCCGTCACGCGCGACCTCATAGCGCTCGCGCGCGCGCTGGATGTGCCGTGGGTGGTCACCAATGATGTGCACTACGCCGAGCCCACAGGGCGGCTCGCGCACGACGTGCTGGTGGCGCTGCGGCATGGCGCAACGCTCGACGACATGGGCGCGCGGCTGCGCCCCAACGGCGAGTGGTATCTCAAAGGGGCTGCGCAGATGGCGCGCCGTTGGCAGGGCTACGAGACGGGACTCGCCGCCACGCTCACGATTGCCGAGCGGTGCGCGTTTCGCTTAGCTGACCTCAAACCAACACTGCCGTCCTTTCCGCTCCCGCCCGGCGTGAGCGAAGACGCGTATCTCGCACAGCTCGTGCAACAAGGTGCCGTCGAGCGGTGGGAGTGGCGCCGCACCGCGCGACACGACCGGCAGATTGAGCACGAGCTCACCCTTATCAGCAAGCTGGGGCTCGCCGGCTATTTCTTGATTGTGTGGGACATTGTGCGCTTTGCGCGCCGCGAGGGAATTCTCTGTCAGGGGCGCGGCTCGGCAGCCAATAGCGCGGTGTGCTACGCGCTCGGCATCACGGCAGTGGATCCGATCAAGCTTGAGTTGCTCTTTGAGCGGTTTTTGAGTGAAGAGCGCAAGGAAGCGCCGGACATTGACATTGATTTTGCGCATCGTGACCGCGAGCGCGTGTTGCAGTACGTGTACGATCGCTATGGCCGCGAGCACGCGGCGATGGTGTGCGAGCACATCACCTGGCGCGGGCGCAGCGCAGTGCGCGACGCCGCGCGGGTGCTTGGGTTTTCGGTGCAGCAGGCGGAGGCGCTGGCCACGTGCAGTGATCGGCACTCGGCACAGAGCACCGCGGCAGCGCTCCGCGTGGGGAGCACAACCGATACCAGCGGTGAGGCGCGCGCCTTGCTCCACCGCGCCGGTCTCGACCCGCACGACCTGCGCGTGCGAACGCTCGCCGACATTGTGGCCGGGTTGCATCAAGCGCCGCGGCATCGCGGGATTCACGTGGGCGGCTTTGTGCTCACGCACGAACCGCTGCACACGGTGGTGCCCATTGAGCCCGCGTCGATGGATGAGCGAACCGTCATTCAGTGGGAGAAGGATGACCTCGACCCTGTGGGGCTCATCAAGATCGATCTGCTCGGACTCGGCATATTGACCGTGCTGCAGGACTGCCTCAAATACATTCGCGCCACCCGCGGCGTGACGCTCGACCTCGGACAACTCGATCATCGCGATCAAGCGGTGTATGACGACCTCTGCCGCGCCGACACCGTGGGAGTGTTTCAGGTGGAGAGCCGCGCGCAGATGAACACGTTGCCGCGGCTCAAGCCGCGCTGCTTTTACGATCTCGTGGTGGAGGTGGCATTGATACGGCCCGGCCCCATTCAGGGCGACATGGTGCATCCGTATTTGCGGCGGCGCGCGGGCGAAGAGGAGGTTACGTACCCCCACCCGTCACTCGAACCCATTCTCAAGCGGACGATGGGCGTGCCGCTCTTTCAGGAGCAAGGGATGCAGGTGGCGATTGCGGCCGCGGGATTCACACCGGGCGAGGCCGATCTGCTGCGCAAGGCGATGGGGCACAAGCGAAGCCGCGAGCGGATGGCGGACATTTGCCAGAAGATGATTGTCGGCATGCGCGCGAATGGCATCGCCGAGGATGTAGCGCTGCGCATTTACCACCAGATCAATGCTTTTGCCGATTACGGGTTTCCGGAGAGTCACGCGGCGAGTTTTGCGTTGATCGTGTACGGCAGTGCGTATCTGCGGCACTATTACGCGGCGGAGTATCTCTGCGCGATGCTCAATGCGCAGCCGATGGGCTTCTATTCAGCGGGAACGCTCGTGGAAGATGCCAAGCGGCACGGCGTGCGCGTGCTCGGCGTGGACGCCACACGATCGGCGTGGGACCACACACTGGAGTGTGCAGACGGCACAGTGGTGGTGCCGCACGATGGGGTGATTGCGGTGCACGGCGCGGAGCACGGCGCGGAGCGCGAGCCGTCGCCCAGAACAGACAGGATTGGAGCGCCGCCCAAGAGTCCGAACAAACGGAAAGCCCCCGCCGTGCGACTCGGCTTTCGCAGTATTCGCGGACTCGGATCGCAGGCGCGAGGCAAACTCGAGCGTGCGCTTGCGGGCGGCGCGTTTACGGGGGTTCACGATTTTGTGGAGCGCACGCAACTCGATCAACGCGCACTGCGGTTTATTGCCGAAAGCGGCGCGCTCGATGCGTTTGTGCAGAACGAGCCGTACGAGCGGCGACGACGCATTGCGCTCTGGCGTGTGCTCGAGGCGGTGCGCGGCACCGGTGGTCCGCTCGCGCTTTTTCCCGAGGCGCCGGTGCCCGCTGGACTGCCGCCCCTTTCGCCACCGGAACTCACCGAGGGCGACTACCGGCTCACCGGCCTGTCATTGAATGGGCACCCGATGCGGCATCTTCGGCCGCTGCTTGTGCCAAATGGCGTGCTGACCGTGCGCGACGCAACGCGACAGCGCGACGGCGCCAAGGCGGGAGTGGCGGGGCTCGTCATTTGCCGTCAACGCCCAGGCACGGCCAAGGGATTTATGTTTCTCACGCTCGAGGACGAAACCGGGATGCTGAATGTGGTTGTCACACCGCAACGGTTCGAGCGGCAGGCCCTACTGATCACGCGATCGCCGCTGCTCCTCGTGCGCGGCACGTTGCAGATTGAGCAAAATGTGGTGAATCTGCGCGGCGAGGAATTCATTGCCCTCGGCGCGGGAGCGGGTGCCGCGCATGCGCGGAGCCACGACTTTCATTAG
- a CDS encoding VCBS repeat-containing protein, with translation MTSYRKLSRARYAPLLGLFLFPVSLAPRAELRTFDRVQLLETTSETSASVSLGDLDGNGTLDIVLAKGRHWPLHNLLLRNDGKGHFTTENLGDTPDRTYTAALADLDGNGTLDLVVSNDRPDRKLVYLNDGKGHFRVSSTFGEPDWSTRYVTVADLNGDGRPDIIVANRSSNPANPRPSFVCLNDGKGAFPVCKPLPTQSATIIIAADLDGDGRIDLFVPHRDGGQSLIFWNDGTGTFAAAPVPVGPAHSSIRAAAAADINHDGTIDLVVGDEKTGMFIYTNAGKRTFSEPVQLGTPGNAPYSIGIADMNRDGTLDIVVGNFEARGSVFFNMGGGKLPRFEEVAWNDGKGAVYGLAIGDLDGDGWPDIVAARSDAPNAIWFNGPVLRK, from the coding sequence ATGACATCCTACCGGAAACTCTCGCGCGCACGGTACGCCCCGTTGCTCGGCCTGTTCCTGTTCCCCGTGTCGTTGGCGCCGCGAGCTGAACTGCGCACCTTCGACCGCGTGCAACTGCTCGAGACCACCAGCGAAACCTCCGCCAGCGTCAGCCTCGGCGATCTCGACGGTAATGGCACGCTCGACATCGTCCTCGCCAAAGGACGGCACTGGCCGCTGCACAATCTCCTCCTGCGCAACGACGGCAAGGGGCACTTCACCACCGAAAACCTCGGCGATACTCCCGACCGCACCTACACCGCAGCACTCGCCGATCTCGATGGCAACGGCACGCTCGACCTTGTGGTGAGCAACGACCGCCCAGACCGAAAGTTGGTGTATCTCAATGACGGCAAGGGACACTTCCGCGTCTCGAGTACCTTCGGCGAGCCTGACTGGTCCACGCGCTACGTCACCGTCGCAGATCTCAACGGCGACGGCCGCCCCGACATCATCGTCGCTAATCGCAGTTCAAACCCCGCCAATCCGCGTCCGAGTTTTGTGTGCCTCAACGATGGCAAGGGCGCGTTTCCGGTGTGCAAACCGCTCCCCACGCAATCGGCCACCATCATCATTGCGGCGGATCTCGATGGTGACGGCCGCATCGATTTGTTTGTGCCGCATCGCGATGGTGGGCAGAGTCTGATTTTTTGGAATGATGGCACGGGCACCTTTGCCGCCGCACCGGTGCCTGTTGGCCCCGCGCACAGTTCGATTCGCGCCGCCGCCGCCGCCGACATCAATCACGACGGCACGATTGACCTTGTGGTTGGCGACGAAAAAACCGGGATGTTCATTTACACCAACGCGGGGAAGCGCACCTTTTCCGAGCCGGTGCAACTCGGCACGCCAGGGAACGCGCCCTACTCGATTGGCATTGCCGACATGAATCGCGACGGCACGCTCGATATTGTCGTCGGCAATTTTGAAGCGCGCGGTTCCGTGTTCTTCAACATGGGCGGCGGCAAACTGCCCCGGTTCGAAGAAGTCGCGTGGAACGACGGCAAGGGCGCTGTCTACGGCCTCGCCATCGGCGATCTCGACGGCGACGGGTGGCCGGATATCGTGGCCGCGCGCTCCGACGCACCCAACGCCATCTGGTTCAACGGGCCGGTGCTTCGGAAGTAG